In Aedes albopictus strain Foshan chromosome 3, AalbF5, whole genome shotgun sequence, the following are encoded in one genomic region:
- the LOC134292173 gene encoding uncharacterized protein LOC134292173, giving the protein MRNKLICASIIIYSIIPYTLADSFLNVINIGNNPIVEIKITNCKIQTGNIKIIHPVKLDRIEESMEIITNSFYNKLTNTNNPLHEVIKFRIKKLYATLYGLKPQQARRHRRWDSLGTAWKWIAGSPDAQDLHIINSTMNELINQNNHQYKINDNINNRITQLTITVNQIANSLNSKNKANLDALDAVTTMLNVDVINELLDNIQEAITLSKISISNNKILSTREINIIKSTLQDQGVLIHFPDEALQFVTPKVAVRNGDLLYILNVPQLESTTSTITRIYPLIVDNQIIRSYPSHIIRHGNKLFTTRNPEDFVQKSTFITEFEDDCIQAIIFGKQSRCSSIFQNETTQQLVNENTLLISNAVNHTLETNCGPDTRRITGNFIIKFNNCTVNFNGQSFRSSETFIDTEVINNAFHNSLMEWSLHKPHDIAEISNTAVSNRQKLDHVYLQQDSLHFKLWTTFGGISISTILGFCGICIIIKVIVKNITNGPGRSVLEEGSVIVASHQPNKPNIVNDQNSQHHQVRNLQRQQVELEKELQRLRAHFYEEQSTAPQPDTTTRHHNAIQ; this is encoded by the exons ATGCGGAACAAG CTAATATGTGCTTCGATCATTATATACAGTATAATTCCATACACATTGGCAGACTCATTTTTGAATGTTATAAACATAGGAAATAACCCAATTGTCGAAATCAAAATAACCAATTGTAAGATACAAACCGGAAACATAAAAATCATACACCCAGTGAAGCTAGATAGAATTGAGGAGAGCATGGAAATTATAACGAATTCATTCTATAACAAACTAACAAATACTAACAACCCCTTACACGAAGTGATCAAGTTCAGGATTAAGAAGCTATATGCAACTCTCTATGGATTGAAGCCACAGCAGGCACGTCGCCACCGACGATGGGATTCACTAGGCACCGCGTGGAAATGGATAGCTGGATCACCGGATGCGCAGGACTTACACATCATCAACTCTACCATGAACGAGCTTATTAACCAAAACAACCACCAATACAAGATAAACGACAACATCAACAACAGGATTACGCAGCTCACGATAACCGTTAACCAAATAGCTAACTCCCTCAACAGTAAAAACAAGGCAAACCTGGATGCCTTAGATGCAGTCACAACAATGTTAAACGTCGACGTCATCAACGAGCTATTGGACAACATTCAAGAAGCCATCACCCTCTCAAAGATCTCCATCAGTAACAACAAAATTCTATCTACGCGGGAAATTAACATCATCAAATCAACCCTTCAAGACCAAGGAGTACTCATCCACTTCCCAGACGAAGCACTTCAATTCGTTACCCCGAAGGTTGCTGTTAGAAACGGTGATTTACTGTACATCCTTAACGTTCCACAGCTGGAATCTACAACATCGACAATCACAAGGATCTACCCACTCATCGTGGATAATCAAATAATCAGATCATACCCAAGCCACATCATACGGCATGGTAACAAATTATTCACGACCAGAAACCCAGAAGATTTCGTCCAAAAATCAACATTCATCACAGAGTTTGAGGACGACTGTATCCAAGCCATCATATTTGGAAAACAGTCACGATGCAGTTCTATTTTCCAAAACGAAACCACCCAACAACTGGTAAACGAGAACACCCTATTAATCTCGAATGCCGTCAACCACACCTTGGAAACAAATTGCGGACCAGATACCAGAAGAATCACCGGAAATTTCATCATCAAATTCAACAACTGCACCGTCAACTTCAACGGCCAATCATTCCGAAGTTCGGAAACGTTCATCGACACCGAAGTAATCAACAATGCATTTCACAACAGTTTAATGGAATGGAGTCTTCATAAACCACACGACATAGCAGAGATCAGCAATACTGCAGTTAGTAACCGGCAAAAATTGGACCACGTATATCTGCAACAAGACAGTCTACATTTCAAACTTTGGACAACGTTCGGAGGAATTTCGATATCAACCATACTTGGATTTTGCGGTATTTGCATCATCATCAAAGTCATCGTGAAAAACATAACCAACGGACCGGGACGTTCCGTACTTGAGGAGGGTTCAGTTATAGTTGCTTCCCACCAACCAAACAAACCGAACATCGTAAACGACCAGAATAGTCAACACCATCAAGTAAGGAATCTGCAACGTCAGCAGGTGGAGCTAGAGAAGGAGCTGCAACGACTCCGCGCGCATTTCTACGAAGAACAGTCTACAGCACCGCAACCGGACACCACCACGAGGCACCACAACGCGATCCAATAG
- the LOC134290573 gene encoding uncharacterized protein LOC134290573, which yields MCGYSQSENLMRLQRCLKGKALEAVRSNLLLPSSVPKIMETLETLFGSPERLVQSLLNKVRSVPTPKAERLETLVNFGLVVQNLVGHLKAANQQAHLTNPTLLQELVDKLPPHLRLDWALYKKNDGLVDLATFCDYMSVITSAASDVRSTSTTVGSEKQRKEKAFVNAHVSAEPRNFEQRKKTENQERPCYICQSVKHRIKDCHKWSWKSTRTCGVDGCAKNHHPSLHPSQQTGTKPTSSDSSGVRPKSDAVVSVHRRSQSATIFRIIPVVLYGKGAQVSTFAFLDEGSSSTLIEKEVADQLNLDGELQSLCLTWTAKVSRHEADSGLVNLKISGVEGSKSFPLTGVSTVRQLELPVQSLRYGELSQQLPYLAGLPVKSYEKVVPRILIGLDNIKMSLPLKKRERCPSGSVAARTRLGWTVFGSVGDSKMDSRSPLLHICKSAEDIKLHDLVKGYFAAENLAVSVACGPEAEEDRRAKEILRRTTVKRADGHYETGLLWRSDVVELPSSYDMAVRRLICLERKLSKRPELQASLEKQISDYQCKGYAHKATPQELEGSDPNRTWYLPIGVVTNPRKPGKVRYHLGRGCQTVLCRFRHRQVAIAGDIREMYHQLNIREEDRQVQRFLYRTDPSTKPEIFVMDVAIFGSTCSPCSANFVKNKNAEEWKDEYPEAATAVVENHYVDDYLDSRDTEEDMTKLATDVWSVQAAAGFELLNWRSNSEKVMKCLDEKPAESPKDFSIDKESQEEK from the exons ATGTGTGGGTACTCGCAGTCAGAAAATCTGATGAGATTGCAGAGATGTCTCAAAGGCAAGGCGCTGGAAGCTGTGAGGAGCAATCTGCTGCTACCTTCATCGGTCCCGAAGATTATGGAGACGCTGGAAACGTTGTTTGGGAGCCCAGAGCGTCTGGTCCAGTCGCTGCTCAACAAGGTGCGCAGTGTCCCCACCCCAAAAGCGGAAAGACTGGAAACGCTGGTCAATTTTGGTCTCGTTGTCCAGAATCTTGTTGGCCATCTCAAGGCCGCTAACCAGCAAGCCCACTTAACCAATCCGACCCTACTGCAAGAGCTGGTGGACAAATTGCCACCACACCTCCGGCTGGACTGGGCGTTGTACAAGAAGAACGATGGTCTTGTCGATCTCGCAACATTTTGCGACTATATGAGTGTTATCACGTCAGCAGCAAGTGAT gtccgctccactagcaCGACTGTGGGAAGCGAGAAACAGAGGAAGGAAAAGGCTTTCGTGAATGCTCACGTGTCTGCTGAGCCGCGAAACTTCGAGCAGAGAAAGAAGACAGAAAACCAGGAGAGACCTTGCTACATCTGCCAGAGCGTGAAGCATCGAATCAAGGACTGCCACAA ATGGTCATGGAAGTCGACACGCACCTGCGGTGTCGATGGTTGCGCCAAAAATCATCATCCGTCTCTTCATCCGAGTCAGCAAACTGGCACCAAGCCTACTTCTTCAGACAGTAGCGGAGTGCGGCCAAAATCGGACGCCGTTGTGAGTGTTCACCGTCGAAGTCAAAGCGCAACGATATTTCGTATAATCCCGGTGGTATTGTATGGCAAGGGAGCGCAAGTATCTACGTTCGCTTTCCTTGACGAAGGATCTTCATCGACGCTCATCGAGAAAGAAGTCGCAGATCAGCTTAACCTCGACGGTGAGCTGCAGTCGTTATGTTTGACGTGGACGGCGAAGGTTTCTAGACACGAAGCGGACTCCGGATTGGTCAACCTGAAGATTTCTGGTGTGGAGGGCAGTAAAAGTTTCCCCTTGACTGGCGTGAGCACCGTCCGCCAGCTGGAACTTCCAGTACAGTCGCTACGGTATGGAGAATTGTCTCAACAGCTCCCATATTTGGCCGGTCTACCGGTGAAAAGTTACGAAAAGGTCGTTCCGAGAATCTTGATTGGGCTGGACAACATTAAAATGTCGCTGCCTCTCAAGAAGCGGGAAAGATGTCCAAGCGGGTCAGTAGCAGCAAGAACGAGACTAGGATGGACGGTATTCGGAAGCGTAGGTGATTCGAAGATGGATTCGAGGTCGCCGCTATTGCACATTTGCAAGAGCGCGGAGGATATCAAGCTACACGACCTGGTGAAAGGATATTTCGCGGCGGAGAACTTGGCTGTATCCGTAGCTTGTGGACCAGAAGCGGAAGAGGATCGTAGAGCGAAGGAAATTTTGCGACGAACAACGGTGAAGAGAGCCGACGGCCACTACGAAACCGGATTGCTGTGGAGGAGTGATGTAGTGGAACTGCCGTCCAGTTACGACATGGCAGTGCGTCGTCTAATCTGTCTAGAACGGAAGTTAAGTAAGCGTCCAGAGCTGCAGGCGAGTTTGGAGAAGCAGATCTCCGACTATCAGTGCAAAGGCTATGCCCACAAAGCCACGCCTCAGGAGTTAGAAGGAAGCGACCCGAACCGGACATGGTATCTGCCAATCGGAGTTGTCACAAACCCACGGAAacccggtaaggtaaggtatcaTCTGGGACGCGGCTGCCAAA CTGTATTGTGCCGGTTTCGACATCGGCAAGTAGCGATTGCAGGCGACATCCGCGAGATGTACCACCAGCTGAACATAAGAGAGGAGGACCGACAAGTTCAGCGGTTTCTTTACCGGACAGACCCATCAACGAAACCAGAAATCTTCGTGATGGACGTGGCGATCTTCGGGTCCACGTGTTCACCGTGTTCAGCAAACTTCGTGAAGAATAAGAACGCGGAAGAATGGAAGGACGAATACCCGGAGGCGGCTACAGCAGTGGTAGAAAACCATTATGTGGATGACTACCTGGACAGTCGCGATACGGAGGAAGACATGACAAAGCTGGCAACGGATGTGTGGAGCGTGCAAGCAGCAGCCGGCTTCGAGTTGCTAAACTGGCGATCAAATTCGGAAAAAGTGATGAAGTGCCTGGACGAGAAACCAGCGGAGTCGCCGAAAGATTTCAGCATCGACAAGGAGAGCCAG GAGGAAAAATAA